The Terriglobales bacterium genome includes a window with the following:
- a CDS encoding S8 family peptidase, which produces MKPQTTTKGAVARFWRLHLVAAMLLLTFVSTAFAAPGKHGPKAAPDLDRFLVNPDGTVDVIVQFKPDAFEDDKNFHPNDKFYSGPHGDRMKQAAIEARSHFKASERSKFERNFGVQFKREFGAVSGASVRISVNMLERLLQDDKVLYVSPDRPNKSAWDDAPQPVNDAIARQNYGVDGTGIGIAVIDSGVYQHDDLQTADMTNSRVVYSESFVPGDASTNDAYGHGTHVAGIVAGNGHDSAGRFYGIAPKANIINLRVLDANGGGSDSQVIAAINRAIQLKNQYNIRVINLSLGRPVFESYTLDPLCQAVEAAWKAGIVVVTAAGNMGRDNSFGEQGYATIEAPGNDPNVITVGAMSPQGTWTRTDDIVASYSSKGPSLLDHILKPDIMAPGNKITSLLSPGSTLSGLAPLSAIIKPTQLTWLCDVFAGQSDCGATSPGPQYMQLSGTSMATPVVAGGAALMIQSNPNITPDMVKARMMRSAWKGYPVRGNSWGRDVRGNTYLSQYDVFTIGAGYLDIQAALGDNSPVNGGAASPTVVFNPLTKTATLVNGMSVVWGQSMVWGQSGVFANSVVWGQLEVDASSMVWGNSVVWGQTDEAACSMVWGQSVVWGQLDDGTLNALSDGDPGDASDADSTDSGGTITDGEAVNPPTGGAL; this is translated from the coding sequence ATGAAACCGCAAACTACAACGAAAGGTGCAGTGGCCAGGTTCTGGCGCTTGCACTTGGTTGCGGCGATGCTGCTGCTTACGTTCGTAAGTACAGCCTTCGCGGCGCCAGGCAAGCACGGACCTAAAGCGGCGCCTGACCTAGACAGGTTCCTTGTGAATCCGGATGGAACTGTGGACGTAATCGTCCAGTTCAAGCCGGATGCATTCGAGGACGACAAGAACTTTCACCCTAATGACAAGTTCTACAGCGGTCCGCACGGCGACCGGATGAAGCAAGCCGCTATAGAAGCTCGTAGTCACTTCAAAGCCAGCGAGCGCTCGAAGTTCGAGCGGAATTTCGGCGTTCAATTCAAGCGCGAGTTCGGCGCTGTGTCGGGTGCATCCGTTCGCATTTCGGTCAATATGCTTGAGCGGCTGCTGCAGGACGATAAGGTTCTGTATGTAAGTCCTGACCGCCCGAACAAATCAGCGTGGGACGACGCACCGCAACCAGTAAATGATGCCATTGCTCGTCAGAACTACGGCGTTGACGGAACGGGAATCGGCATCGCTGTCATCGATAGCGGCGTCTATCAGCACGATGATTTGCAGACCGCAGACATGACTAACTCTCGCGTGGTCTACAGCGAGAGCTTCGTGCCCGGAGATGCCAGCACAAACGACGCATATGGCCACGGCACTCACGTTGCCGGAATCGTTGCCGGAAACGGTCATGATTCTGCCGGACGCTTCTACGGCATTGCGCCGAAAGCCAACATCATCAACCTGCGCGTACTCGACGCTAATGGCGGCGGTTCCGACAGTCAGGTGATTGCGGCTATCAATCGCGCGATCCAGTTGAAGAACCAGTACAACATCCGTGTGATCAACCTGTCGCTCGGACGTCCGGTGTTCGAGTCCTACACGCTGGATCCTCTCTGCCAGGCAGTTGAAGCAGCCTGGAAGGCAGGAATCGTAGTTGTGACTGCGGCCGGCAACATGGGCCGCGACAACAGTTTCGGCGAGCAGGGTTACGCCACGATCGAAGCTCCCGGCAATGATCCCAACGTGATCACGGTCGGTGCGATGAGCCCACAGGGAACCTGGACGCGAACGGACGACATCGTCGCCAGTTACAGTTCCAAGGGGCCATCGTTGCTTGATCACATCCTGAAGCCAGACATCATGGCTCCGGGAAACAAGATCACATCGCTGCTTTCGCCAGGATCGACTTTGAGCGGGCTCGCTCCTCTCTCAGCGATCATCAAGCCGACACAACTCACATGGCTCTGCGACGTGTTCGCTGGTCAAAGCGACTGTGGCGCCACTTCACCTGGTCCACAGTACATGCAGTTGAGCGGCACCAGCATGGCAACTCCAGTAGTTGCCGGCGGCGCAGCGCTGATGATCCAGAGCAATCCCAACATCACGCCTGACATGGTCAAGGCGCGCATGATGCGGAGCGCCTGGAAGGGCTATCCAGTGCGCGGCAACAGTTGGGGTCGCGACGTAAGGGGCAACACTTATCTGTCCCAATACGACGTCTTCACCATCGGTGCCGGATATCTGGACATCCAAGCCGCTCTGGGTGACAACAGCCCGGTTAACGGCGGTGCAGCTTCGCCCACGGTTGTTTTCAACCCGCTTACCAAGACCGCGACGCTGGTAAATGGCATGTCCGTTGTCTGGGGACAGTCGATGGTCTGGGGACAATCCGGCGTGTTCGCAAACTCAGTTGTCTGGGGTCAGCTCGAAGTTGACGCCAGCTCCATGGTTTGGGGCAACTCGGTTGTCTGGGGTCAGACTGACGAGGCAGCCTGCAGCATGGTTTGGGGTCAGAGCGTAGTCTGGGGTCAGCTCGACGACGGAACTCTCAACGCGTTGAGCGACGGCGACCCTGGCGACGCGTCTGATGCCGACTCCACGGACTCAGGCGGCACCATAACCGATGGCGAAGCAGTGAATCCTCCGACCGGAGGTGC